attggtgccgtgacccggatgggagtgaggtttaggggggtgaatgtaacagaggccagcctagtaagtgctgtgcaggtaaacctcactcctctgtccTCTGAAGGTGCTCTAATGACAGACACTAGAGGGCAAGGTCTttggcctccttgttagagcaggctgggtggtgtaggactggcggggttacaccacgaaggattaaggcagttctaaaagcAAAATTGGGTCCAACCCGattctagtaaggtgtacataataaagtggccggtaagtgtaggCTACTTATTACAAATTTTACTCACATTCATccaatgttgttattttttatgtatattttatagtctttttctGTTTGCTGTCATTTATTCTTTGGTCATTTATTCTTTGTATTTAGAAGTTTTACCTACACCAAGTCTCAGACAAGATAGACAGAACCATGTTTTTACCTCAGCAATTTAATTTCAAATACCCagcatttttgtatatttaaaagtTGTTCCAAAGACAATGTGATGCAAACTGATAATAATGCTGAACAAGAAAAAACAgactaaaaaaacttttaaacctGACTAATTAAATTGGGAACTTAACAATTCCTTAAGGGATTTGAATTATAGAAATGTGATAATGATTTGTTGGATAAATTGCTTCTAAAATACTAACTACATAAATGAATTTACTATTTTATAACTTTTCTAAATACTTTGtctgaaatgtaatgtaataccTCAAtaagtaattgaattatttgatgCAATACTTCTGAAATGCCTATAAAGCTCAACTTCAATtaacaaataatcaaaataatattcattatttatcaACGTTTGGAAGCAAATCTGCTGTGAATGCCAGTTGAAGTGGCACGGGCATCTGTTTTTTGGATGCCTCTTAAACTCTTGGCTAGGGAGTCTGGAGTTCCCTGCAGAGACTACAGCTCCCATTACCCAGCTCTGGATAAATCGCAGGCAATGAATGTATGGATGTCCCAAACTCAACTTTAGATGTAACAAAATATACACACAATGTATCAGTTGAAAAGTGGAGAAACAGCTACAGAAATTTTCTAAAACACAATCCAGAGGTAATGTTctgtaaaataatgtattttatccccccccccccccctcctttaTTCCCTATATGCAGATGAGCTTTTTACTGTAGTCTgaactaatgcaaaaaaaaaaaaaaaaaaagattttacatgcataaaacgatgaaaattaaaatgtaaaaacctgTCAAGTTGGGTAAAGGTTTTCCTCTACCAGTCAATACCACATATTAACTTCCACTTTGTTagcaatataattaataaaatataaagataaCCATTTAggttttatgtttagaaatcatTTTATTTCTCCATCTGTAGTCTTAACTCTAGTACAGTTCATTTAAACATATTGCCATTATGAACatcttttgaaatgttttaataacATTTACCAGTGTTAACAAATTACAAGACTAATCTCGTGTTTTCTGAGAATGAACTATTTGAAGTGAGGAAAAAGAAACCCATTGCAATCTCTGAAATAAATTTATGTGTTCACTTAAATGTATTTGTCTAAGCTCTCAACAGTTTCTTGTTTTGAGTATTTTCTCCACCCATCTGGGATCTCACCACCCCCTTCAAATGTGTTATTGTAGTAATTCTCCAGATCTTTCTGGAATCTGCACACAAACCACTTCCAGTAGGGCAGTTCAGAGAGATCAGGAGTGATGCTCCAGTTGGCATAATCTTCTCCTGCTGTTCTGTATTCTCTCCAAGGGATTTTTCTATCTAAGACGATAGAATAAAAACATCGATCACTGGCTACAGCTGATGAACAAATACTGATGGACAAGTTTGTTGTATGTCTGTAACTCATCCCTTTTAGTCCAGTATAACGATGGAAGGGAACATTGTGATCTCCTTTGTGATTTTCAATGGTGTTTGTACAAGTGGCTCCACAGAATGGACACTGAACCCAACAGCACTGACAGAAGTGATCAATCAGAAGATCATCTGGCCTGATCTTATAGTCCAGCTTTACTGGAAATGTGTCTGTGTTGAATCTGCTGCTGATGTCTGACATTACAGCAGGAAGTTCTTGTGTGATCACATCTTCTAGGAGTCTgaaatcatcaacatcatcatgtTTGACTCCACTGAGGTCTTTTTCAGAGAAGATCAGCTGATCTGAGAGCTGCTGTGTGAAACTCTTCAACCACAAACCAACATCTCCACTGTTGACTTGAACATGTTCAGTAGATTGATGTGCTGCGTTCATGATCTTCTGCTGCAGGAGTTTAATGTTCTCCTCCATCTTGGGTAAAACACTGATGCTGAACTTATCTCTGATGTAGCGACTGACTTCATGTCTGATGAACCTCTTGAAATGACCTCTGGGATTTTCAATGTAGTTCATATATTTGCCAAAGTCCTCCTCTTCTGCCAGTGTCTTCAGGATGTGTTTCTCAAGATTTGATCTGTTTCCATTCAGTGATTCACAGTTTGATCTCATTTCATCTGACAGATCTTTGGCAGTTTTCTTGTAGACGCTCTGCTCAATGGGCTCCTTCAGTTTCTGACAGATGATCTCAGCAATAATGGCAGCTGTTGTTGCTCCATGACAGTATTTCTGGAAAATACTATAGTACTCTTCTCTCTTCTTCTCCACATATATTTTAGGATCATTGGTTTCTCTAAACTGTCTGTGTTGGTCAATGATCATATCATTTGCACCCTTACAGATGCTAAGACTTAAATCCATTATGAATTCATTCTTGAACGTATATGTCACTGGTCCTTCCTGATGTTCTGTTACTCTTGCTTTAATGTAATTTGTGAGTTGTTGAATGTCACTGATGTTGTAGCCCATTGTTGAAATGTTGAATGACTcaatcattctgtctgtctgcagAGCTACATCATTGGCGAATGATCTAATTTGGGCTTCATCTGCGGGAGACAGAGTTCGGTCATATCCAAATCTTTCTTTTATAGTTGCGTATGCACCTTTTACAACCTCTTTAATCCAACTTTTTGTCgaccttttaaaaataatgtaatccGAATAACTCGGAACAAAGAAAATATTGCACTCATTCTCCGTCCAATGGTCTACAGGAATACTTTCATAGATGTCTCTAAGGATCTGTCTCACGTCTCTCATTAAGTTGATGTCTCTGATTAGAGGAGTGTCTGTTTCGATCTTCTTCACACTCTGATCCCAAAAGCAGTCAAACTCTTTCTTCAGGGTTTCTTCATCATTTGTTATGTCTTTGAGTTTTAAGGCCAGTTCTTTGCTCTTTTCATAGAGGGCATTTTCATGAAGTTTCCTCTGAGCAGATATTCTTTTGTTCAGGTCTCGTTGCTGAAGAATCTCAGTTAATTTCCTCTTTGTTTCTCTTACAATGTCTTCTTGAAGCTCTTTGATTTTGATTTCAAAGGATGTTTTCCACTGAATCAGTATatctttatttttgtctttgtcaaAATATTCAGACATTGATTTTTGCACTTCTTCACTGGTCTCCATCAGTTCTGCTTGAAGAACAGTTTCCTCAACTTCATGAATAGCTTTATTTTGGATTTGGTTGGTTAATCTGTTTTCAGTTTCCCTCATGGCACTGCGGACACTCCAGGACCACTTGCTGTACTCAGTCTCCAGTTTCCTGTAGGCTGAAATCTCCAGGGAATTTCTGAAGCTGAAGACGAATCTTTCATTCAGTAAAGCCTTCCAAAGATCTTTAATGCAATACCTTATATCTTTCAGCATCATTCCATTTGATGCATGAGATAAAACAGTTCTTTTTAGTTCTTGAATATCATCACAGTAGTTTGGGTTTGGTGGAGCCATTGGTGGACTGCCCTCCCAGAGATGAGCAAAATACTTCACATCATTCTGAACATCAAATCTAATGACGTCACTGAAACAATCTGCAGAACTATTTTCTTCTTCAGCAGCAAGTTTTGTCATTTCATCCAGTTTCTCCAGCAGTCGTCTCCTACCCTCCATGTTTTTCTCTCCAGC
This portion of the Danio rerio strain Tuebingen ecotype United States chromosome 3, GRCz12tu, whole genome shotgun sequence genome encodes:
- the LOC137490032 gene encoding interferon-induced very large GTPase 1, translated to MTHLFHRLHLQLKLRAADVLQINEHSIQSHETCAEEELIQTFIQKLLMNNYRARHIKTNSNTETNQTLLSVSDQSEDDGDIFQDAFKNKRSSQPELIHPMDVQMAVFHRADGFLKQLMVTKLSQCQFALPLLVPDLETQQIEFPLWTFRQINKSWKIRNTNYETISQTQPTFKAQTPMVFFFRFGSVSSSKSQLMNTLINDKHNTFFHRNCPGSSRSRVLMDGVVEIAWFCPSGRNTDTFTDCVAFCNLHGDAGDHEKQWRILTEMASVNVVLLPRLDRNDRQAAIINRLYKNRKPLICLFNEDESAVTEMKKGKYKIGLKNRNQSEVSEELRGAISDCLSKSSSTFRLEDVSKHSDIRVDEEDDEDCRRGRAAAQQMINLLEEKKLTEIKESFLPHQGKLWHQWSQKNKELHRPQAEEIEMDISRKQTEMKKIRQQQHESDISVFMKVFVKEINSHNEQEKIFFLKWLKILLDEYTSADLSALHHKYDQNWSIVMKLKKNHNKPDQLKAEETELERISEDLQAAAFGLEHIMREIGQIYESCSSVKENKKDLPVHFSSLPSLAAEMMISGFPLELMDGDAAHVPLVWISAVFDELIQKLGDQTRVFVLSVLGLQSSGKSTMLNAMFGLQFAVSAGRCTRGAFMQLVKVSDEMKTQMNFDYILVVDTEGLRALELAGRSTRHHDNELATFVVGLANLTLINISGENPSEMQDVLQIVAQAFMRMKKVRLDPSCVFVHQNVSDVTAGEKNMEGRRRLLEKLDEMTKLAAEEENSSADCFSDVIRFDVQNDVKYFAHLWEGSPPMAPPNPNYCDDIQELKRTVLSHASNGMMLKDIRYCIKDLWKALLNERFVFSFRNSLEISAYRKLETEYSKWSWSVRSAMRETENRLTNQIQNKAIHEVEETVLQAELMETSEEVQKSMSEYFDKDKNKDILIQWKTSFEIKIKELQEDIVRETKRKLTEILQQRDLNKRISAQRKLHENALYEKSKELALKLKDITNDEETLKKEFDCFWDQSVKKIETDTPLIRDINLMRDVRQILRDIYESIPVDHWTENECNIFFVPSYSDYIIFKRSTKSWIKEVVKGAYATIKERFGYDRTLSPADEAQIRSFANDVALQTDRMIESFNISTMGYNISDIQQLTNYIKARVTEHQEGPVTYTFKNEFIMDLSLSICKGANDMIIDQHRQFRETNDPKIYVEKKREEYYSIFQKYCHGATTAAIIAEIICQKLKEPIEQSVYKKTAKDLSDEMRSNCESLNGNRSNLEKHILKTLAEEEDFGKYMNYIENPRGHFKRFIRHEVSRYIRDKFSISVLPKMEENIKLLQQKIMNAAHQSTEHVQVNSGDVGLWLKSFTQQLSDQLIFSEKDLSGVKHDDVDDFRLLEDVITQELPAVMSDISSRFNTDTFPVKLDYKIRPDDLLIDHFCQCCWVQCPFCGATCTNTIENHKGDHNVPFHRYTGLKGMSYRHTTNLSISICSSAVASDRCFYSIVLDRKIPWREYRTAGEDYANWSITPDLSELPYWKWFVCRFQKDLENYYNNTFEGGGEIPDGWRKYSKQETVESLDKYI